In one Halosimplex halophilum genomic region, the following are encoded:
- a CDS encoding class I SAM-dependent methyltransferase, with the protein MREFSADYLETTREGMWADSREALADLDLDGRERILDVGCGTGELTRVLAEESGAKVIGVDADPRLLAAASELAPVVQADATRLPFSADAVDLVVCQALLINLPDPVGAVEEFARVSSDLVAAVEPDNGAVSVDSTVDAEPSLARRARERFLDGVETDVTLGAGARDVFEEAGLDIVSTRRYDHERVVAPPYSEAAVEAARRKVTGEGLADDRETILSGETTEGEYDDLRSAWRAMGRDVVDQMSDEEYVRTETVPFFVTVGRV; encoded by the coding sequence GTGCGAGAGTTCAGCGCCGACTACCTGGAGACGACCCGCGAGGGGATGTGGGCCGACTCTCGCGAGGCCCTCGCCGATCTCGACCTCGACGGCCGCGAGCGGATCCTCGACGTGGGCTGCGGGACGGGCGAACTCACCCGGGTCCTCGCCGAGGAGAGCGGGGCCAAGGTGATCGGCGTCGACGCCGACCCGCGGCTGCTCGCCGCCGCGAGCGAACTCGCCCCGGTCGTCCAGGCCGACGCGACGCGTCTGCCCTTCTCCGCGGACGCCGTCGACCTGGTGGTCTGCCAGGCGCTGCTCATCAACCTGCCCGACCCCGTCGGCGCGGTCGAGGAGTTCGCCCGCGTCTCCTCGGATCTGGTGGCCGCGGTCGAACCGGACAACGGCGCCGTCAGCGTTGACTCGACGGTCGACGCCGAGCCGTCGCTGGCCCGCCGCGCCCGCGAACGGTTCCTCGACGGCGTCGAGACGGACGTGACCCTCGGTGCGGGCGCACGCGACGTGTTCGAGGAAGCTGGTCTCGACATCGTCTCGACGCGCCGGTACGACCACGAGCGAGTGGTGGCGCCGCCCTACTCCGAGGCGGCCGTCGAAGCCGCCCGCCGGAAGGTCACCGGGGAGGGGCTGGCCGACGACCGCGAGACCATCCTCTCCGGGGAGACCACCGAAGGGGAGTACGACGACCTGCGCTCGGCGTGGCGCGCGATGGGGCGCGACGTAGTCGACCAGATGAGCGACGAGGAGTACGTCCGCACCGAGACGGTCCCCTTCTTCGTGACCGTCGGCCGCGTGTAG
- the cysK gene encoding cysteine synthase A — MEIADDIAAEIGDTPLVWLDSFADNLAGKVESFNPANSVKDRIGAAMLDRAERMGHLDDADLVVEATSGNTGIGLAMACAARGYDLVLTMPESMSEERRALLSALGAEVVLTPADGGMDGAIEAAEAIADERDGVVASQFENIANPEAHRSTTGPEVWADTDGEVDVFVAGVGTGGTITGVSEYLKEERGADVDSVAVEPADSPVLSGGEPGSHSIQGIGAGFVPEILRTELLDEVRAVEHERAVETTRKLAREEGILTGVSAGAALAAAAEVARERPDDLVVVVLPDTGERYLSTDLFEPANVSHWEAGESGEPAPADD; from the coding sequence ATGGAAATCGCAGACGACATCGCCGCGGAGATCGGCGACACGCCGCTCGTGTGGCTGGACTCGTTCGCCGACAACCTCGCGGGAAAGGTCGAGTCGTTCAACCCCGCCAACTCGGTGAAAGACCGCATCGGCGCCGCCATGCTCGACCGCGCCGAGCGGATGGGCCACCTCGACGACGCCGATCTGGTCGTCGAGGCCACCTCCGGCAACACCGGCATCGGGCTGGCGATGGCCTGCGCCGCCCGCGGCTACGACCTCGTGCTCACGATGCCCGAGTCGATGAGCGAGGAACGGCGCGCCCTGCTGTCGGCGCTGGGCGCCGAGGTCGTGCTCACCCCCGCCGACGGCGGGATGGACGGCGCCATCGAGGCCGCCGAGGCCATCGCCGACGAGCGCGACGGCGTCGTCGCCAGCCAGTTCGAGAACATCGCGAACCCCGAGGCCCACCGCTCGACGACCGGCCCCGAGGTTTGGGCGGACACGGACGGCGAAGTGGATGTCTTCGTCGCCGGCGTCGGCACCGGCGGCACGATCACCGGCGTCTCCGAGTACCTCAAGGAGGAGCGGGGCGCCGACGTGGATTCGGTCGCCGTCGAACCGGCCGATTCGCCGGTCCTCTCGGGGGGCGAGCCCGGGTCGCACTCCATCCAGGGGATCGGCGCCGGTTTCGTCCCCGAGATCCTGCGGACCGAGCTCCTGGATGAGGTCCGCGCCGTCGAACACGAGCGAGCGGTCGAGACGACCCGCAAGCTCGCCCGCGAGGAGGGTATCCTGACGGGCGTCTCCGCCGGCGCCGCCCTGGCCGCGGCCGCCGAGGTCGCCCGCGAGCGCCCCGACGACCTCGTGGTCGTCGTCCTCCCCGACACCGGCGAGCGCTACCTCTCGACGGATCTCTTCGAACCCGCGAACGTCAGCCACTGGGAAGCCGGCGAGTCCGGCGAACCCGCACCCGCCGACGACTAG
- a CDS encoding aminopeptidase, whose translation MDPRVEDHADVIVDHSIDLRAGDEVLITAPPAAEELAVALAERVGERGAYSLSMGGNSRARRAFMRAMDPDDYDEVPDVVEAMVDSVDAMVSIRASRNTHETSDVPPEKNAAYAKIMEPLFDAVADKRRVITQYPAPGDAQAAEMSTAAYEAFVYDAVTKDWDEQREFQASMVEILEGADEVRIVSGDTTDVTMSVAGMNPVNDYAEKNLPGGEVFTAPVPDSVEGEVLFDKPLMAQGREVEDVRLVFEGGEVVDSSAAKNEGVLAAMLDTDPGAKRVGELGIGMNRDIDRFTYNMLFDEKMGDTVHMALGRAIPENVPDDGDVEANESAVHTDMIVDMSEDSYIEVDGEVVQRDGTFRFEDGFDA comes from the coding sequence ATGGATCCCCGAGTCGAGGACCACGCCGACGTCATCGTCGACCACTCAATCGACCTGCGGGCCGGCGACGAGGTGCTGATCACCGCGCCGCCCGCCGCGGAGGAGCTGGCCGTCGCGCTCGCCGAGCGGGTGGGCGAGCGAGGCGCCTACAGCCTCTCGATGGGCGGCAACAGCCGCGCCCGGCGGGCGTTCATGCGCGCGATGGACCCTGACGACTACGACGAGGTGCCGGACGTGGTCGAGGCGATGGTCGACTCGGTCGACGCGATGGTGTCGATCCGCGCCTCGCGCAACACCCACGAGACGAGCGACGTGCCGCCCGAGAAGAACGCCGCCTACGCGAAGATCATGGAGCCGCTGTTCGACGCGGTCGCCGACAAGCGCCGGGTCATCACCCAGTATCCCGCCCCCGGCGACGCCCAGGCCGCCGAGATGAGTACCGCCGCGTATGAGGCGTTCGTCTACGACGCGGTGACCAAAGACTGGGACGAACAGCGGGAGTTCCAGGCCAGCATGGTCGAGATCCTGGAGGGCGCCGACGAGGTCCGGATCGTCTCCGGCGACACCACCGACGTGACCATGTCCGTCGCGGGGATGAACCCCGTCAACGACTACGCCGAGAAGAACCTCCCCGGCGGCGAGGTGTTCACCGCGCCCGTGCCCGACTCCGTCGAGGGCGAAGTACTCTTCGACAAGCCCCTGATGGCCCAGGGCCGGGAGGTCGAGGACGTGCGCCTCGTCTTCGAGGGCGGCGAGGTCGTCGACTCGTCGGCCGCCAAGAACGAGGGGGTGCTCGCCGCGATGCTCGACACCGACCCCGGCGCGAAGCGGGTCGGCGAGCTGGGCATCGGGATGAACCGCGACATCGACCGGTTCACCTACAACATGCTGTTCGACGAGAAGATGGGCGACACCGTCCACATGGCGCTCGGTCGCGCCATCCCCGAGAACGTCCCCGACGACGGCGATGTCGAGGCCAACGAGTCCGCCGTCCACACCGACATGATCGTCGACATGAGCGAGGATTCGTACATCGAGGTCGACGGCGAAGTCGTCCAGCGGGACGGCACCTTCCGGTTCGAAGACGGCTTCGACGCGTAG
- a CDS encoding lipoate--protein ligase family protein, producing the protein MSLADREWRLIPEESRPGPMNMALDETAAESAAEEGVRTLRVYRWEPSTLSLGYHQDPATVDWEFCEREGVTVARRPTGGGGIYHDSHGDISYSIVAPAEELPGDLMDSYELLCEPLFDALEGMGVDARFVDEERPAVYEPACYLRALHPAHDVVAGDGRKISGNAQYRRKDAVVQHGSITFARTTDRHLNCFDDPDATAAEFDERVTSVREQSGIDREEVVAELEAALRSWADAHEGTWSDAELSRARERAREKYETDGWTRDDDDPL; encoded by the coding sequence ATGAGCCTGGCCGACCGGGAGTGGCGGCTGATCCCCGAGGAGTCCCGCCCGGGGCCGATGAACATGGCGCTGGACGAGACGGCCGCCGAGTCGGCCGCCGAGGAGGGGGTCCGCACCCTCCGGGTCTACCGCTGGGAACCAAGCACGCTCTCGCTGGGCTACCACCAGGACCCCGCGACGGTCGACTGGGAGTTCTGCGAGCGCGAGGGGGTCACGGTTGCCCGCCGACCGACCGGCGGCGGCGGCATCTACCACGACAGCCACGGCGACATCTCCTACTCCATCGTCGCGCCGGCCGAGGAACTCCCCGGCGACCTGATGGACTCCTACGAGTTGCTCTGCGAGCCGCTGTTCGACGCCCTCGAAGGCATGGGTGTCGACGCGCGGTTCGTCGACGAGGAGCGGCCGGCGGTGTACGAGCCGGCGTGTTACCTCCGGGCGCTGCACCCCGCTCACGACGTGGTCGCCGGCGACGGCCGGAAGATCTCGGGCAACGCCCAGTACCGCCGGAAGGACGCGGTCGTCCAGCACGGGTCGATCACCTTCGCGCGGACGACCGACCGCCACCTGAACTGTTTCGACGACCCGGACGCGACCGCCGCCGAGTTCGACGAGCGCGTCACGAGCGTCCGCGAGCAGTCGGGGATCGACCGGGAAGAGGTCGTCGCGGAGCTGGAGGCCGCGCTCCGGTCGTGGGCCGATGCCCACGAGGGCACGTGGTCAGACGCGGAACTGTCGCGGGCGCGGGAGCGCGCGCGGGAGAAATACGAGACCGACGGGTGGACGCGGGACGACGACGACCCGCTGTGA
- a CDS encoding helix-turn-helix domain-containing protein: MRYLRVAVHQEPAVRHPMHQFVVEREGYSVSRLLQYNTALDEDPAFLFHVDGDPDPYEPALRETESVSAYEISRCPDDTFYLYVRESIPEHSRDFVGALTQPGLVGLMPIEYRADGTVRLTAVGPAEKLQTAVEEMPAGMDAEVLEVGEYDARRLDAGGDLTDRQFEAVVAAVDCGYYETPREGSVEDVGDRLGCAPGTAAELLRRAERSVMRNVVSTGPF, encoded by the coding sequence ATGCGGTACCTGCGCGTCGCGGTCCACCAGGAGCCGGCCGTGCGACACCCGATGCATCAGTTCGTCGTCGAGCGGGAGGGCTACAGCGTCTCGCGGCTGCTGCAGTACAACACGGCGCTGGACGAGGACCCCGCCTTCCTGTTTCACGTCGACGGCGACCCCGACCCCTACGAGCCGGCGCTGCGGGAGACCGAGAGCGTGAGCGCCTACGAGATCTCCCGGTGTCCCGACGACACGTTCTACCTCTACGTCCGCGAGTCGATCCCGGAGCACAGCCGGGACTTCGTCGGCGCGCTCACCCAGCCGGGGCTGGTCGGGCTGATGCCCATCGAGTACCGCGCGGACGGGACGGTCCGGCTGACCGCCGTCGGCCCCGCCGAGAAGCTCCAGACCGCCGTCGAGGAGATGCCCGCGGGGATGGACGCCGAGGTGCTGGAGGTCGGGGAGTACGACGCCCGCCGGCTGGACGCCGGGGGCGACCTGACCGACCGGCAGTTCGAGGCCGTCGTCGCGGCGGTCGACTGCGGCTACTACGAGACGCCCCGCGAGGGCAGCGTCGAGGACGTGGGCGACCGCCTCGGCTGCGCGCCCGGCACCGCCGCCGAACTACTGCGCCGGGCCGAGCGCTCGGTCATGCGAAACGTCGTCTCGACGGGACCGTTCTGA
- a CDS encoding NADH-quinone oxidoreductase subunit D, which yields MDQRQRQVGERAGSATPAADADSPLETALSVVPDDAVTSTEEHLNAPALVVRADRVQAALSALRERAGFDHCACVTGQAYGDRYESIYHLRSYDDPTRELSVVVPTPAVRPEQESAAPVYPTADWHEREAYDLVGIEYDDHPDLRRILLPETWQGHPLDPDFDQTEPQIVTFREHENPLADDRRDGDTMYVNMGPHHPATHGVLRLGVTLDGEYVAAVEPDIGYIHRCEEQLCQQGTYRHQIMPYPDRWDWSGAGLCNEWAYARVAEDLADIEVPEYAQVIRTMSAELSRLLGHFLAVATYALDVVGEFTAVFMYGIEERERVQSILEDLTGQRLMFNYFRLGGVAWDLPDPRAEFFAEIREFLDGLPDRLAEYHDLLTSNEIFQIRTVDTGELSAETVREYGCTGPVARGSGVDYDLRRDDPYGYYPELDWDVVTEDGGDNYARVLVRLREIEESARIIEQCVDLLEEWPEGDRTVQANVPRTLRPDPDTEIYRAVESAKGELGIYVRSDGTDSPARFKIRGPSFSHVSVLEEAARGELVPDLIATIGSLDPIMGDVDR from the coding sequence ATGGACCAACGACAGCGACAGGTGGGCGAGCGGGCCGGGAGCGCCACACCGGCGGCGGACGCCGACTCGCCGCTGGAGACGGCCCTGTCGGTCGTCCCCGACGACGCCGTCACCAGTACAGAGGAGCACCTGAACGCGCCTGCACTCGTCGTCCGGGCCGACCGCGTACAGGCGGCGCTGTCCGCGCTGCGCGAGCGGGCGGGCTTCGACCACTGCGCCTGCGTCACAGGCCAGGCCTACGGCGACCGCTACGAGTCGATCTATCACCTCCGGAGCTACGACGACCCCACCCGGGAGCTCTCGGTGGTCGTCCCGACCCCCGCCGTCCGCCCCGAACAGGAGAGCGCGGCGCCGGTGTACCCGACCGCCGACTGGCACGAGCGCGAAGCCTACGACCTCGTGGGCATCGAGTACGACGACCACCCCGACCTGCGGCGGATCCTCCTGCCGGAGACATGGCAGGGCCATCCGCTCGATCCCGATTTCGACCAGACGGAGCCGCAGATCGTCACCTTCCGCGAACACGAGAACCCGCTGGCCGACGACCGCCGCGACGGCGACACGATGTACGTCAACATGGGACCGCACCATCCGGCGACCCACGGCGTGCTCCGGCTGGGCGTCACGCTCGACGGGGAGTACGTCGCCGCGGTCGAACCCGACATCGGCTACATCCACCGCTGCGAGGAGCAGCTGTGCCAGCAGGGCACCTACCGCCACCAGATCATGCCCTACCCGGATCGGTGGGACTGGAGCGGCGCCGGCCTCTGCAACGAGTGGGCCTACGCCCGCGTCGCGGAGGATCTGGCCGACATCGAGGTGCCCGAGTACGCCCAGGTGATCCGCACCATGAGCGCCGAGCTCTCGCGGCTGCTCGGGCACTTCCTCGCGGTCGCCACCTACGCGCTCGACGTGGTCGGCGAGTTCACCGCCGTCTTCATGTACGGGATCGAGGAGCGCGAGCGCGTCCAGTCGATCCTCGAAGATCTGACCGGCCAGCGGCTGATGTTCAACTACTTCCGGCTGGGCGGCGTGGCGTGGGACCTGCCTGATCCCCGCGCGGAGTTTTTCGCGGAGATACGCGAGTTCCTCGACGGCCTGCCCGACCGGCTGGCCGAGTACCACGACCTGCTGACCAGCAACGAGATATTCCAGATCCGCACGGTCGACACGGGCGAGCTGTCGGCCGAGACGGTCAGGGAGTACGGCTGTACCGGGCCGGTCGCCCGCGGGTCCGGCGTCGACTACGACCTGCGCCGGGACGACCCGTACGGCTACTACCCCGAACTCGACTGGGACGTGGTCACCGAGGACGGCGGGGACAACTACGCGCGCGTGCTCGTGCGCCTGCGAGAGATAGAGGAGTCCGCCCGGATCATCGAGCAGTGCGTCGACCTGCTGGAGGAGTGGCCCGAGGGCGACCGCACCGTGCAGGCGAACGTCCCGCGCACGCTGCGGCCCGACCCCGACACGGAGATCTACCGCGCCGTCGAGTCCGCGAAGGGGGAGCTGGGGATCTACGTCCGCAGCGACGGCACCGACTCGCCGGCCCGCTTCAAGATCCGCGGCCCCTCCTTCTCGCACGTCTCCGTCCTGGAGGAGGCCGCCCGCGGCGAACTCGTCCCCGACCTCATCGCGACCATCGGCAGCCTCGACCCCATCATGGGCGACGTGGACCGCTGA
- a CDS encoding DoxX family protein: protein MAVESAAGEVVFLLARVLFGGVLAFMGLNHFSGVEQMSGYAEMKGIPAPAFSVIASGVVLVLGGVGIALGVAPVLAAGALATFLLVSAVTMHDFWAVPEDQTQDEMTGFLKNVALAGGALALLALGGQAWPYALGVGLF, encoded by the coding sequence ATGGCCGTCGAGTCGGCCGCCGGCGAGGTCGTTTTCCTGCTCGCGCGAGTCCTGTTCGGCGGCGTCCTCGCGTTCATGGGCCTCAACCACTTCTCGGGTGTCGAGCAAATGAGCGGCTACGCGGAGATGAAGGGGATCCCGGCGCCGGCGTTCTCCGTGATCGCGTCCGGCGTCGTGCTCGTCCTCGGCGGGGTCGGGATCGCGCTCGGCGTCGCGCCCGTACTGGCGGCCGGCGCGCTCGCCACCTTCCTGCTGGTCTCGGCGGTGACGATGCACGACTTCTGGGCGGTCCCCGAGGACCAGACCCAGGACGAGATGACTGGCTTCCTGAAGAACGTCGCGCTGGCCGGCGGCGCGCTCGCGCTCCTCGCGCTGGGCGGCCAGGCGTGGCCCTACGCGCTCGGCGTCGGTCTTTTCTAG
- a CDS encoding winged helix-turn-helix transcriptional regulator, with protein MATNANAEAANPEACPVVDSLEQIGSQWRLVVLYDLQEGEKRFNELKRSTGASSRTLSRVLDDLQELDLVDRRLEEDAPVATFYSLTAKGESLCPVFDAIESWADEWLGEDADGKEAMAAVEAVAGE; from the coding sequence ATGGCGACCAACGCGAACGCGGAGGCGGCCAACCCCGAGGCCTGTCCGGTAGTCGACTCGCTCGAACAGATCGGCTCCCAGTGGCGGCTGGTGGTGCTGTACGACCTCCAAGAGGGCGAGAAGCGGTTCAACGAGCTGAAACGGTCGACCGGCGCGAGCTCGCGGACGCTCTCGCGCGTGCTCGACGACCTGCAGGAACTCGATCTGGTCGACCGCCGGCTCGAAGAGGACGCCCCGGTGGCGACGTTCTACTCGCTGACCGCGAAGGGCGAGTCGCTCTGTCCGGTGTTCGACGCCATCGAGTCGTGGGCCGACGAGTGGCTCGGCGAGGACGCCGACGGGAAAGAGGCGATGGCGGCCGTCGAGGCCGTCGCCGGCGAGTAG
- a CDS encoding TrmB family transcriptional regulator yields the protein MDSDDAALREQLRVFGLSDNEINTYFALLELGEATTSAVADEAGVTQRTVYNIVERLEQRGLVRVNDHVSPTTIRALPPREAMADISERIDAMTPALEERFTETGPRTSEIEMAKSRRKALKNLREDVESAESEVLVSVPADVVPEVESELRAARERGALVLLLVGEVDDLDRAAERYAGLATVVRCWGDEMAFAYAADDERAMIGSPEVFDGAYFEEGVVWVSEWGLTGAVIATFLGAYWPFPWEVHVADPPELPATFEWFRKATFTAVRHRRMGTDLRAEVETESGERVAGRVNDVRQALVDPATNQFTLENGFVLDTDEGTVSVGAPGGFLEDYRGKSVRLRPVEE from the coding sequence ATGGACTCCGACGACGCGGCGCTGCGCGAACAGTTGCGGGTGTTCGGGCTCTCGGACAACGAGATCAACACGTACTTCGCGCTGCTGGAGCTGGGCGAGGCGACGACCAGCGCCGTCGCCGACGAGGCGGGCGTCACCCAGCGGACGGTGTACAACATCGTCGAGCGCCTCGAACAGCGGGGGCTCGTCCGGGTCAACGACCACGTCTCGCCGACGACGATCCGCGCGCTCCCGCCGCGGGAGGCGATGGCCGACATCTCCGAGCGCATCGACGCGATGACCCCCGCGCTGGAGGAGCGGTTCACCGAGACCGGGCCGCGCACCTCGGAGATCGAGATGGCCAAGTCCCGGCGGAAGGCGCTGAAGAACCTCCGGGAGGACGTCGAGAGCGCGGAGTCGGAGGTGCTGGTCTCGGTGCCGGCGGACGTGGTCCCGGAGGTCGAGTCGGAGCTGCGCGCGGCCCGCGAGCGCGGGGCGCTCGTCCTCCTGCTGGTCGGCGAGGTCGACGACCTCGACCGGGCGGCCGAGCGCTACGCGGGGCTCGCGACGGTGGTGCGCTGCTGGGGCGACGAGATGGCGTTCGCCTACGCCGCCGACGACGAGCGGGCGATGATCGGCAGCCCCGAGGTGTTCGACGGCGCCTACTTCGAGGAGGGGGTCGTCTGGGTCTCGGAGTGGGGCCTGACCGGCGCGGTCATCGCCACCTTCCTCGGCGCCTACTGGCCGTTCCCGTGGGAAGTCCACGTCGCCGACCCGCCCGAGCTCCCGGCGACGTTCGAGTGGTTCCGCAAGGCGACGTTCACCGCCGTCCGCCACCGGCGGATGGGGACCGACCTGCGCGCCGAGGTCGAGACCGAGTCCGGCGAGCGCGTCGCCGGGCGCGTCAACGACGTGCGTCAGGCGCTGGTCGACCCCGCGACCAACCAGTTCACGCTGGAGAACGGGTTCGTCCTCGACACCGACGAGGGAACCGTCAGCGTCGGCGCTCCCGGAGGCTTCCTCGAAGACTATCGCGGGAAGTCGGTCCGGCTCCGGCCGGTCGAGGAGTGA
- a CDS encoding ABC transporter substrate-binding protein: protein MVANNEGGEAGGDSTGGVSRRRYAQLIAGLGAAGLAGCPSESGSTATPGSSDDTVEPIERENTVANGSGNTAAPTATDREPVVDTIAYAHANSPDVFDWNPWTPQDNTAGDLWMSDLHGLRNVHTTNLSYSGTTVPTPHKPDHEEIEIMTWIEGTEVEPPFDWYDHHDDRSAYWNGDPHDAVAREKHNHVEFFQAGNKFTEDATFNQRAEEQWTLHRWTDKGSVPEQEPDPTARNILETNAGPVDGDPPLHPSFTEPYLERYRDAGSRDQVTSVTDELKSDRVSLDRIALSGGTDEYLAGTGPYRLESMDDVGSERMVLHLDPEHPNAGNTNVEKLAIYWAEGDRAETLKTEGVLDVNVGDVSPGASLNREVLPDYMQEFTRWLRATGGDMWKFNWNNPHLANLWVRRALVEAVDWNAVSQNGWGEGGAQPLAHDTFLLDAQSEAVFSEEFLDGLHTYSRERNVENADQYMRNAGYSKQGGQWVDPSGNAAEIDLFATSTIPEHIQAAQTIRANLANWGFGVNLSTQGWNTWSNNLDPNGGLNYESSLYWHGDPYVFQYYHDVGAWWDETLVAGSPTAPDPFEAKPEDTVDTQGKPIVQQVPNEPGAFDAPEEAGKSPDLDDATEVNLVETVNRIRQPGNSEAERQQLYRTCAKYYNFYVPHFPFHQYMQGSFGNVRDFDWPGPSARAFDYERSFGIEDVLVLGGIAQASYDTEFEPPEEG, encoded by the coding sequence ATGGTAGCCAATAACGAGGGTGGCGAGGCGGGCGGCGACTCGACGGGCGGCGTCTCGCGTCGCCGGTACGCACAGTTGATCGCGGGGCTGGGCGCGGCCGGGCTGGCCGGCTGTCCGAGCGAGAGCGGGTCGACGGCGACGCCGGGGTCGAGCGACGACACGGTCGAGCCGATCGAGCGTGAGAACACGGTGGCCAACGGGTCGGGGAACACGGCGGCGCCGACGGCGACGGACCGCGAGCCGGTCGTCGACACGATCGCCTACGCGCACGCGAACTCCCCGGACGTGTTCGACTGGAACCCCTGGACGCCCCAGGACAACACGGCCGGGGACCTGTGGATGTCGGACCTCCACGGGCTGCGGAACGTCCACACGACGAACCTGTCGTACTCGGGGACGACGGTGCCGACGCCGCACAAGCCCGACCACGAGGAGATCGAGATCATGACGTGGATCGAGGGGACCGAGGTCGAACCGCCCTTCGACTGGTACGACCACCACGACGACCGGTCGGCCTACTGGAACGGCGACCCCCACGACGCGGTCGCCCGCGAGAAACACAACCACGTCGAGTTCTTCCAGGCCGGGAACAAGTTCACGGAGGACGCCACGTTCAACCAGCGCGCCGAGGAGCAGTGGACGCTCCACCGGTGGACGGACAAGGGGTCGGTCCCCGAGCAGGAGCCGGACCCGACCGCGCGGAACATCCTGGAGACGAACGCCGGGCCGGTCGACGGCGACCCGCCGCTGCATCCGTCGTTCACGGAGCCGTACCTGGAGCGGTACCGCGACGCGGGGTCGCGCGACCAGGTGACGTCGGTGACCGATGAGCTGAAAAGCGACCGGGTCTCCCTCGACCGCATCGCGCTCTCGGGCGGCACCGACGAGTACCTCGCCGGCACCGGGCCCTACCGGCTGGAGTCGATGGACGACGTGGGCTCCGAGCGGATGGTCCTCCACCTCGACCCGGAGCATCCGAACGCCGGGAACACCAACGTCGAGAAGCTCGCCATCTACTGGGCGGAGGGCGACCGCGCGGAGACGCTGAAGACCGAGGGCGTCCTCGACGTGAACGTCGGTGACGTGTCGCCCGGCGCGTCGCTGAACCGGGAAGTGCTGCCCGACTACATGCAGGAGTTCACCCGGTGGCTGCGCGCCACCGGCGGGGACATGTGGAAGTTCAACTGGAACAACCCGCACCTGGCGAACCTCTGGGTGCGCCGGGCGCTGGTCGAGGCCGTCGACTGGAACGCGGTCTCTCAGAACGGCTGGGGGGAGGGCGGCGCCCAGCCGCTCGCCCACGACACGTTCCTGCTGGACGCCCAGTCGGAGGCGGTCTTCTCAGAGGAGTTCCTCGACGGCCTCCACACCTACTCGCGCGAGCGGAACGTCGAGAACGCCGACCAGTACATGCGAAACGCGGGGTACAGCAAGCAGGGCGGCCAGTGGGTCGACCCCTCGGGCAACGCCGCCGAGATCGACCTGTTCGCCACGTCGACGATCCCCGAACACATCCAGGCGGCCCAGACGATCCGGGCGAACCTGGCCAACTGGGGCTTCGGCGTGAACCTCTCGACGCAGGGCTGGAACACGTGGTCGAACAACCTGGACCCCAACGGCGGGCTCAACTACGAGTCGTCGCTGTACTGGCACGGCGACCCGTACGTCTTCCAGTACTACCACGACGTGGGCGCCTGGTGGGACGAGACGCTCGTCGCCGGCAGCCCGACCGCGCCGGACCCCTTCGAGGCCAAGCCCGAGGACACCGTCGACACCCAGGGCAAGCCGATCGTCCAGCAGGTCCCGAACGAGCCCGGCGCCTTCGACGCGCCCGAGGAGGCCGGGAAGTCGCCCGATCTGGACGACGCGACCGAGGTCAACCTCGTCGAGACGGTCAACAGGATCCGCCAGCCGGGCAACTCCGAGGCGGAACGCCAGCAGCTGTACCGCACCTGCGCGAAGTACTACAACTTCTACGTCCCGCATTTCCCGTTCCACCAGTACATGCAGGGGTCGTTCGGGAACGTCCGCGACTTCGACTGGCCCGGCCCCTCGGCGCGGGCGTTCGACTACGAGCGCTCGTTCGGCATCGAGGACGTGCTCGTGCTGGGCGGGATCGCCCAGGCCAGCTACGACACCGAGTTCGAACCGCCGGAGGAGGGGTAA